A DNA window from Leopardus geoffroyi isolate Oge1 chromosome A1, O.geoffroyi_Oge1_pat1.0, whole genome shotgun sequence contains the following coding sequences:
- the NEK3 gene encoding serine/threonine-protein kinase Nek3 isoform X1, translating into MDGYLVLRVIGEGSFGRALLVQQENSNQTFAMKEIRLPKSFSGTRNSRKEAVLLAKMKHPNIVAFKESFEAEGHLYIVMEYCDGGDLMQKIKHQKGKLFPEDMILNWFTQMCLGVNHIHKKRVLHRDIKSKNIFLTQNGRVKLGDFGSARLLSSPMAFACTYVGTPYYVPPEIWENMPYNNKSDIWSLGCILYELCTLKHPFQANSWKSLILKICQGSLRPLPSQYSCELQHLIKQMFKRNPSHRPSATTLLSRSSLARLVRQCLPPEIITEYGEQVLEETKNSKHSTPRKKTDSSRIRIALENEATTMQGEEQGRKYSDTDLESIHKNSTESAQRRVNEEKDKSVHPKKASSPSPLRRQWEKNVPNTALTALENAAILASSLGAGDDRGGSVIKYSENSTRKQWLKETPETLMNVLKNADLSLAFQTYTIYRPGSEEFLKGPLSEETEASDSVDGGHDSVTLDPERLEPRLDAEDTDFEEDDDSPDWVSELKLRAGWPGVSDGMKRGKLNI; encoded by the exons ATGGATGGCTACTTGGTCCTAAGAGTAATTGGAGAGGGCTCCTTCGGCAGAGCCCTTTTGGTTCAGCAAGAGAACAGTAATCAGACGTTTGCCATGAAGGAAATAAGGCTTCCCAAG TCTTTCTCTGGTACACGGAATTCTAGGAAGGAGGCTGTTCTGTTAGCCAAAATGAAACACCCCAATATTGTTGCCTTTAAAGAATCATTTGAAG ctgAGGGACACCTGTATATTGTGATGGAGTATTGTGACGGAGGGGACCTCATGCAAAAGATTAAGCATCAGAAAGGAAAGTTGTTTCCTGAAGATATG atACTTAATTGGTTTACACAAATGTGCCTTGGAGTAAATCACATTCACAAGAAACGCGTGTTACACAGAGATATCAAGTCCAAG AATATCTTCCTCACCCAAAATGGAAGAGTAAAACTGGGAGATTTTGGATCTGCCCGTCTTCTCTCCAG tccTATGGCGTTTGCTTGTACATATGTGGGAACACCTTATTATGTGCCCCCAGAAATTTGGGAAAACATGCCTTATAACAATAAAAG TGACATCTGGTCCTTGGGATGCATTCTGTATGAACTCTGTACCCTTAAGCATCCA TTTCAGGCAAATAGCTGGAAAAGTCTTATTCTCAAAATATGTCAGGGGTCCCTGAGGCCACTGCCATCTCAGTACTCCTGTGAGCTGCAGCATCTGATCAAGCAGATGTTTAAGAGGAACCCTTCACATCGCCCTTCTGCTACAACACTTCTCTCTAGAAGTTCCTTGGCTCGACTTGTCCGCCAGTGCTTACCCCCAGAG ATCATCACAGAATATGGTGAGCAGGTATTAGAAGAAACCAAAAATTCCAAGCATAgtacaccaagaaaaaaaa CAGACTCCAGCAGAATCAGGATAGCTTTGGAAAATGAGGCAACCACAATG CAAGGGGAAGAACAAGGTAGAAAGTACAGCGACACTGATTTAGAAAGCATTCATAAAAATTCAACCGAAAGTGCACAGAGGAGAGTAAATGAAGAGAAAG ATAAATCAGTCCATCCGAAGAAAGCCAGTTCACCAAGTCCTCTCAGGCGACAGTGGGAGAAAAATGTACCCAACACAGCTCTCACGGCTTTGGAAAATGCAGCCATCCTCGCCTCCAGTTTAGGGGCCGGGGATGATAGAG GTGGTTCTGTAATAAAGTACAGTGAAAATAGCACCCGTAAGCAGTGGCTCAAAGAGACTCCAGAAACTTTGATGAACGTCCTCAAGAATGCTGATCTCAGCCTGGCGTTTCAAACATACACAATATATAGACCAG GCTCAGAAGAGTTCTTGAAGGGCCCCCTctctgaagaaacagaagcaTCAGACAGTGTGGATGGAGGCCACGATTCTGTCACTTTGGACCCAGAGAGACTGGAGCCTAGATTGGATGCAGAGGACAC GGATTTTGAGGAGGATGACGACAGTCCTGACTGGGTGTCAGAACTGAAGCTGCGAGCTGGCTGGCCAGGAGTGTCTGATGG AATGAAGAGGGGGAAACTGAATATTTAA
- the NEK3 gene encoding serine/threonine-protein kinase Nek3 isoform X4: MDGYLVLRVIGEGSFGRALLVQQENSNQTFAMKEIRLPKSFSGTRNSRKEAVLLAKMKHPNIVAFKESFEAEGHLYIVMEYCDGGDLMQKIKHQKGKLFPEDMILNWFTQMCLGVNHIHKKRVLHRDIKSKNIFLTQNGRVKLGDFGSARLLSSPMAFACTYVGTPYYVPPEIWENMPYNNKSDIWSLGCILYELCTLKHPFQANSWKSLILKICQGSLRPLPSQYSCELQHLIKQMFKRNPSHRPSATTLLSRSSLARLVRQCLPPEIITEYGEQVLEETKNSKHSTPRKKTDSSRIRIALENEATTMQGEEQGRKYSDTDLESIHKNSTESAQRRVNEEKGGSVIKYSENSTRKQWLKETPETLMNVLKNADLSLAFQTYTIYRPGSEEFLKGPLSEETEASDSVDGGHDSVTLDPERLEPRLDAEDTDFEEDDDSPDWVSELKLRAGWPGVSDGMKRGKLNI; encoded by the exons ATGGATGGCTACTTGGTCCTAAGAGTAATTGGAGAGGGCTCCTTCGGCAGAGCCCTTTTGGTTCAGCAAGAGAACAGTAATCAGACGTTTGCCATGAAGGAAATAAGGCTTCCCAAG TCTTTCTCTGGTACACGGAATTCTAGGAAGGAGGCTGTTCTGTTAGCCAAAATGAAACACCCCAATATTGTTGCCTTTAAAGAATCATTTGAAG ctgAGGGACACCTGTATATTGTGATGGAGTATTGTGACGGAGGGGACCTCATGCAAAAGATTAAGCATCAGAAAGGAAAGTTGTTTCCTGAAGATATG atACTTAATTGGTTTACACAAATGTGCCTTGGAGTAAATCACATTCACAAGAAACGCGTGTTACACAGAGATATCAAGTCCAAG AATATCTTCCTCACCCAAAATGGAAGAGTAAAACTGGGAGATTTTGGATCTGCCCGTCTTCTCTCCAG tccTATGGCGTTTGCTTGTACATATGTGGGAACACCTTATTATGTGCCCCCAGAAATTTGGGAAAACATGCCTTATAACAATAAAAG TGACATCTGGTCCTTGGGATGCATTCTGTATGAACTCTGTACCCTTAAGCATCCA TTTCAGGCAAATAGCTGGAAAAGTCTTATTCTCAAAATATGTCAGGGGTCCCTGAGGCCACTGCCATCTCAGTACTCCTGTGAGCTGCAGCATCTGATCAAGCAGATGTTTAAGAGGAACCCTTCACATCGCCCTTCTGCTACAACACTTCTCTCTAGAAGTTCCTTGGCTCGACTTGTCCGCCAGTGCTTACCCCCAGAG ATCATCACAGAATATGGTGAGCAGGTATTAGAAGAAACCAAAAATTCCAAGCATAgtacaccaagaaaaaaaa CAGACTCCAGCAGAATCAGGATAGCTTTGGAAAATGAGGCAACCACAATG CAAGGGGAAGAACAAGGTAGAAAGTACAGCGACACTGATTTAGAAAGCATTCATAAAAATTCAACCGAAAGTGCACAGAGGAGAGTAAATGAAGAGAAAG GTGGTTCTGTAATAAAGTACAGTGAAAATAGCACCCGTAAGCAGTGGCTCAAAGAGACTCCAGAAACTTTGATGAACGTCCTCAAGAATGCTGATCTCAGCCTGGCGTTTCAAACATACACAATATATAGACCAG GCTCAGAAGAGTTCTTGAAGGGCCCCCTctctgaagaaacagaagcaTCAGACAGTGTGGATGGAGGCCACGATTCTGTCACTTTGGACCCAGAGAGACTGGAGCCTAGATTGGATGCAGAGGACAC GGATTTTGAGGAGGATGACGACAGTCCTGACTGGGTGTCAGAACTGAAGCTGCGAGCTGGCTGGCCAGGAGTGTCTGATGG AATGAAGAGGGGGAAACTGAATATTTAA
- the NEK3 gene encoding serine/threonine-protein kinase Nek3 isoform X3, which yields MDGYLVLRVIGEGSFGRALLVQQENSNQTFAMKEIRLPKSFSGTRNSRKEAVLLAKMKHPNIVAFKESFEAEGHLYIVMEYCDGGDLMQKIKHQKGKLFPEDMILNWFTQMCLGVNHIHKKRVLHRDIKSKNIFLTQNGRVKLGDFGSARLLSSPMAFACTYVGTPYYVPPEIWENMPYNNKSDIWSLGCILYELCTLKHPFQANSWKSLILKICQGSLRPLPSQYSCELQHLIKQMFKRNPSHRPSATTLLSRSSLARLVRQCLPPEIITEYGEQVLEETKNSKHSTPRKKNSSRIRIALENEATTMQGEEQGRKYSDTDLESIHKNSTESAQRRVNEEKDKSVHPKKASSPSPLRRQWEKNVPNTALTALENAAILASSLGAGDDRGGSVIKYSENSTRKQWLKETPETLMNVLKNADLSLAFQTYTIYRPGSEEFLKGPLSEETEASDSVDGGHDSVTLDPERLEPRLDAEDTDFEEDDDSPDWVSELKLRAGWPGVSDGMKRGKLNI from the exons ATGGATGGCTACTTGGTCCTAAGAGTAATTGGAGAGGGCTCCTTCGGCAGAGCCCTTTTGGTTCAGCAAGAGAACAGTAATCAGACGTTTGCCATGAAGGAAATAAGGCTTCCCAAG TCTTTCTCTGGTACACGGAATTCTAGGAAGGAGGCTGTTCTGTTAGCCAAAATGAAACACCCCAATATTGTTGCCTTTAAAGAATCATTTGAAG ctgAGGGACACCTGTATATTGTGATGGAGTATTGTGACGGAGGGGACCTCATGCAAAAGATTAAGCATCAGAAAGGAAAGTTGTTTCCTGAAGATATG atACTTAATTGGTTTACACAAATGTGCCTTGGAGTAAATCACATTCACAAGAAACGCGTGTTACACAGAGATATCAAGTCCAAG AATATCTTCCTCACCCAAAATGGAAGAGTAAAACTGGGAGATTTTGGATCTGCCCGTCTTCTCTCCAG tccTATGGCGTTTGCTTGTACATATGTGGGAACACCTTATTATGTGCCCCCAGAAATTTGGGAAAACATGCCTTATAACAATAAAAG TGACATCTGGTCCTTGGGATGCATTCTGTATGAACTCTGTACCCTTAAGCATCCA TTTCAGGCAAATAGCTGGAAAAGTCTTATTCTCAAAATATGTCAGGGGTCCCTGAGGCCACTGCCATCTCAGTACTCCTGTGAGCTGCAGCATCTGATCAAGCAGATGTTTAAGAGGAACCCTTCACATCGCCCTTCTGCTACAACACTTCTCTCTAGAAGTTCCTTGGCTCGACTTGTCCGCCAGTGCTTACCCCCAGAG ATCATCACAGAATATGGTGAGCAGGTATTAGAAGAAACCAAAAATTCCAAGCATAgtacaccaagaaaaaaaa ACTCCAGCAGAATCAGGATAGCTTTGGAAAATGAGGCAACCACAATG CAAGGGGAAGAACAAGGTAGAAAGTACAGCGACACTGATTTAGAAAGCATTCATAAAAATTCAACCGAAAGTGCACAGAGGAGAGTAAATGAAGAGAAAG ATAAATCAGTCCATCCGAAGAAAGCCAGTTCACCAAGTCCTCTCAGGCGACAGTGGGAGAAAAATGTACCCAACACAGCTCTCACGGCTTTGGAAAATGCAGCCATCCTCGCCTCCAGTTTAGGGGCCGGGGATGATAGAG GTGGTTCTGTAATAAAGTACAGTGAAAATAGCACCCGTAAGCAGTGGCTCAAAGAGACTCCAGAAACTTTGATGAACGTCCTCAAGAATGCTGATCTCAGCCTGGCGTTTCAAACATACACAATATATAGACCAG GCTCAGAAGAGTTCTTGAAGGGCCCCCTctctgaagaaacagaagcaTCAGACAGTGTGGATGGAGGCCACGATTCTGTCACTTTGGACCCAGAGAGACTGGAGCCTAGATTGGATGCAGAGGACAC GGATTTTGAGGAGGATGACGACAGTCCTGACTGGGTGTCAGAACTGAAGCTGCGAGCTGGCTGGCCAGGAGTGTCTGATGG AATGAAGAGGGGGAAACTGAATATTTAA
- the NEK3 gene encoding serine/threonine-protein kinase Nek3 isoform X2, whose product MDGYLVLRVIGEGSFGRALLVQQENSNQTFAMKEIRLPKSFSGTRNSRKEAVLLAKMKHPNIVAFKESFEAEGHLYIVMEYCDGGDLMQKIKHQKGKLFPEDMILNWFTQMCLGVNHIHKKRVLHRDIKSKNIFLTQNGRVKLGDFGSARLLSSPMAFACTYVGTPYYVPPEIWENMPYNNKSDIWSLGCILYELCTLKHPFQANSWKSLILKICQGSLRPLPSQYSCELQHLIKQMFKRNPSHRPSATTLLSRSSLARLVRQCLPPEIITEYGEQVLEETKNSKHSTPRKKTDSSRIRIALENEATTMQGEEQGRKYSDTDLESIHKNSTESAQRRVNEEKDKSVHPKKASSPSPLRRQWEKNVPNTALTALENAAILASSLGAGDDRGGSVIKYSENSTRKQWLKETPETLMNVLKNADLSLAFQTYTIYRPGSEEFLKGPLSEETEASDSVDGGHDSVTLDPERLEPRLDAEDTDFEEDDDSPDWVSELKLRAGWPGVSDGMKRGKLNI is encoded by the exons ATGGATGGCTACTTGGTCCTAAGAGTAATTGGAGAGGGCTCCTTCGGCAGAGCCCTTTTGGTTCAGCAAGAGAACAGTAATCAGACGTTTGCCATGAAGGAAATAAGGCTTCCCAAG TCTTTCTCTGGTACACGGAATTCTAGGAAGGAGGCTGTTCTGTTAGCCAAAATGAAACACCCCAATATTGTTGCCTTTAAAGAATCATTTGAAG ctgAGGGACACCTGTATATTGTGATGGAGTATTGTGACGGAGGGGACCTCATGCAAAAGATTAAGCATCAGAAAGGAAAGTTGTTTCCTGAAGATATG atACTTAATTGGTTTACACAAATGTGCCTTGGAGTAAATCACATTCACAAGAAACGCGTGTTACACAGAGATATCAAGTCCAAG AATATCTTCCTCACCCAAAATGGAAGAGTAAAACTGGGAGATTTTGGATCTGCCCGTCTTCTCTCCAG tccTATGGCGTTTGCTTGTACATATGTGGGAACACCTTATTATGTGCCCCCAGAAATTTGGGAAAACATGCCTTATAACAATAAAAG TGACATCTGGTCCTTGGGATGCATTCTGTATGAACTCTGTACCCTTAAGCATCCA TTTCAGGCAAATAGCTGGAAAAGTCTTATTCTCAAAATATGTCAGGGGTCCCTGAGGCCACTGCCATCTCAGTACTCCTGTGAGCTGCAGCATCTGATCAAGCAGATGTTTAAGAGGAACCCTTCACATCGCCCTTCTGCTACAACACTTCTCTCTAGAAGTTCCTTGGCTCGACTTGTCCGCCAGTGCTTACCCCCAGAG ATCATCACAGAATATGGTGAGCAGGTATTAGAAGAAACCAAAAATTCCAAGCATAgtacaccaagaaaaaaaa CAGACTCCAGCAGAATCAGGATAGCTTTGGAAAATGAGGCAACCACAATG CAAGGGGAAGAACAAGGTAGAAAGTACAGCGACACTGATTTAGAAAGCATTCATAAAAATTCAACCGAAAGTGCACAGAGGAGAGTAAATGAAGAGAAAG ATAAATCAGTCCATCCGAAGAAAGCCAGTTCACCAAGTCCTCTCAGGCGACAGTGGGAGAAAAATGTACCCAACACAGCTCTCACGGCTTTGGAAAATGCAGCCATCCTCGCCTCCAGTTTAGGGGCCGGGGATGATAGAG GTGGTTCTGTAATAAAGTACAGTGAAAATAGCACCCGTAAGCAGTGGCTCAAAGAGACTCCAGAAACTTTGATGAACGTCCTCAAGAATGCTGATCTCAGCCTGGCGTTTCAAACATACACAATATATAGACCAG GCTCAGAAGAGTTCTTGAAGGGCCCCCTctctgaagaaacagaagcaTCAGACAGTGTGGATGGAGGCCACGATTCTGTCACTTTGGACCCAGAGAGACTGGAGCCTAGATTGGATGCAGAGGACAC GGATTTTGAGGAGGATGACGACAGTCCTGACTGGGTGTCAGAACTGAAGCTGCGAGCTGGCTGGCCAGGAGTGTCTGATGG AATGAAGAGGGGGAAACTGAATATTTAa